A stretch of Helicobacter pylori oki112 DNA encodes these proteins:
- a CDS encoding murein hydrolase activator EnvC family protein, translating into MYKLGIFLLATLLSANTQKVSDIAKDIQHKETLLKKTHEEKNQLNSRLSSLGEAIRSKELQKAEMERQMIALKKSLEKNRNESLAQEKVLTNYRKSLDHLQKQRSFLQKRVFDTLLEDFLFSQALKGQNLASSNDVILQVAFENLHQNTLSKMSQLSQEEKELNTQALKVKSSIQKISSVIDEQKNREVTLKSLKTEQDKLILSMQKDYAIYNQRLTLLEKERQNLNALLKRLNIIKQNRENEEKVSLKKSSQALEVKQVASSYQNINTTSYNGPKTIAPLNDYEVVQKFGPYIDPVYNLKIFSESITLVSKTPNALVRNVLDGKIVFAKEINMLKKVVIIEHKNGIRTIYSQLDKIAPTIKSGMRIQKGYVLGRIDQRLGFEVTMREKHINPLELIARN; encoded by the coding sequence ATGTATAAATTAGGAATATTTTTATTAGCCACCTTACTATCAGCTAACACGCAAAAAGTGAGCGATATTGCTAAAGATATCCAGCACAAAGAAACCCTTTTGAAAAAAACCCATGAAGAAAAAAACCAATTGAACAGCCGTTTGAGTTCTTTGGGCGAAGCGATCCGCTCTAAAGAGCTTCAAAAAGCTGAGATGGAGCGCCAAATGATCGCTTTAAAAAAGAGTCTTGAAAAAAATCGTAACGAAAGTTTGGCGCAAGAAAAAGTCCTAACCAACTACCGCAAGTCTTTAGATCATTTGCAAAAACAACGATCATTTTTACAAAAGAGGGTCTTTGATACGCTTTTAGAGGATTTTCTTTTTTCACAAGCCTTAAAGGGGCAGAATTTAGCCTCTTCTAATGATGTGATTTTACAAGTAGCGTTTGAAAACTTGCACCAAAACACTCTGTCTAAAATGTCGCAACTAAGCCAAGAAGAAAAGGAACTCAATACGCAAGCCTTAAAAGTCAAAAGCAGCATTCAAAAAATCTCATCTGTCATAGACGAGCAAAAAAATCGTGAAGTAACCTTAAAATCCTTGAAAACCGAACAAGATAAGCTCATTTTAAGCATGCAAAAAGATTATGCGATCTATAACCAACGCCTAACCCTTTTAGAAAAAGAGCGCCAGAATTTAAACGCCCTTTTAAAACGCTTGAATATCATCAAACAAAACAGAGAAAATGAAGAAAAAGTCAGTTTGAAAAAATCTTCTCAAGCCTTAGAAGTCAAACAAGTAGCGAGCTCTTATCAAAATATCAACACCACGAGCTATAACGGGCCAAAAACGATCGCCCCTTTGAATGATTATGAAGTGGTGCAAAAATTTGGCCCCTATATTGACCCGGTTTATAATTTAAAAATTTTTAGCGAGTCTATTACGCTAGTGTCAAAAACCCCAAACGCTTTGGTGCGTAATGTTTTGGACGGGAAAATCGTGTTCGCTAAAGAAATCAACATGCTTAAAAAAGTCGTTATCATTGAGCATAAAAACGGCATCCGCACGATTTATTCTCAATTGGATAAAATCGCCCCCACCATTAAAAGCGGCATGCGGATCCAAAAAGGCTATGTTTTAGGGCGCATTGATCAACGCTTGGGCTTTGAAGTTACCATGAGAGAAAAACACATCAACCCCTTAGAACTCATCGCGCGCAATTAA
- a CDS encoding Na+/H+ antiporter family protein yields MLENSSVWSNPAFVAIICMCVLSLLRLNVMLSMISATLIAGLMGGLGITESFNVMIDGMKGNLNIALSYILLGALAVAIAKSNLIKVALSKLIGLMDYKRSTFCFLIAFIACFSQNLVPVHIAFIPILIPPLLHLMNRLELDRRAVACALTFGLQAPYLVLPVGFGLIFQTTILEQLKANGVSTTIAQITGVMWIAGLAMVVGLLLAVLTLYKKPRHYKEKSFDIENYASLQLNYHDYLTFIGIVVAFVIQLATDSMPLAAFLALAIILLGRGIKFKETDSLMDDSVKMMAFIAFVMLVASGFGEVLQKVHAIEGLVNAITSVVQGKLLGAFLMLVVGLFITMGIGTSFGTIPIIAVFYVPLCAKLGFSIESTILLIGIAAALGDAGSPASDSTMGPTCGLNADNQHNHIYDTCVPTFLVYNLPLIVFGVLGALLLG; encoded by the coding sequence ATGCTAGAAAATAGCTCTGTATGGAGCAATCCTGCCTTTGTGGCCATCATTTGCATGTGCGTTCTTAGCCTTTTAAGGCTCAATGTCATGCTTTCTATGATTAGCGCGACTCTCATAGCAGGGCTTATGGGAGGGCTTGGAATCACAGAGAGTTTTAATGTGATGATAGACGGCATGAAAGGCAATTTAAACATCGCTTTAAGCTACATCCTTTTAGGGGCTTTAGCGGTAGCGATCGCTAAAAGCAATCTCATTAAAGTCGCTTTGAGTAAATTAATAGGCTTAATGGATTACAAGCGATCCACTTTTTGCTTTTTGATCGCTTTCATCGCATGTTTTTCGCAAAATTTAGTGCCAGTGCATATCGCTTTTATCCCTATTTTAATCCCTCCTCTTTTGCATTTAATGAACCGGCTAGAATTGGATAGAAGAGCGGTCGCTTGCGCTTTAACCTTTGGCTTGCAAGCCCCCTACTTAGTGCTTCCTGTAGGGTTTGGCTTGATCTTTCAAACCACCATTTTAGAGCAATTAAAAGCTAATGGCGTTAGCACCACCATAGCGCAAATCACAGGAGTGATGTGGATAGCGGGGTTAGCGATGGTTGTTGGGTTGCTTTTAGCGGTATTAACGCTATACAAAAAACCCAGGCACTACAAAGAAAAATCTTTTGATATAGAAAATTACGCCTCGCTTCAATTAAACTACCATGACTACTTGACTTTTATAGGGATTGTCGTGGCGTTTGTGATCCAATTGGCCACCGATTCGATGCCCTTAGCCGCCTTTTTAGCGTTAGCGATTATCTTACTAGGCCGTGGCATTAAGTTTAAAGAAACAGACTCTTTAATGGACGATAGCGTGAAGATGATGGCGTTTATCGCTTTTGTGATGTTAGTGGCTAGTGGGTTTGGAGAAGTGTTGCAAAAAGTGCATGCGATAGAGGGCTTAGTGAATGCGATCACAAGCGTAGTCCAAGGGAAGCTTTTAGGGGCTTTTTTAATGCTTGTTGTAGGGCTTTTTATCACTATGGGGATAGGGACTTCTTTTGGCACTATTCCTATCATCGCTGTGTTTTATGTCCCTTTATGCGCGAAATTAGGTTTTAGCATAGAATCTACGATTTTACTCATCGGCATAGCCGCAGCTTTAGGCGATGCAGGCTCACCGGCTAGCGATAGCACCATGGGGCCCACTTGCGGGCTTAACGCAGACAACCAACACAATCATATTTATGACACATGCGTGCCGACTTTTTTAGTCTATAACCTCCCTTTGATTGTTTTTGGAGTTCTTGGAGCGTTACTATTAGGCTAA
- the ftsY gene encoding signal recognition particle-docking protein FtsY codes for MFNFFKKIVNKIKGEEIKEEAKEKKRQSVPKEELEEILIGFDIQYDLIESLLKHLGDLITPKQLEVALLRFVRGESYYDKTRLKTITTKPLVHLIVGVNGAGKTTTIAKLAKLSLKQHKKALLGAGDTFRAAAVKQLQLWGEKLNIQVISAKEGSDPSSLAYNTIESAIAKNIDEVFIDTAGRLHNQTNLKNELSKIARTCSKVLKDAPFYKFLILDGTQGSSGLTQAKIFHETLALDGVIMTKLDGTSKGGAILSVLYELKLPILYLGMGEKEDDLIAFDEERFIADLVDAVFVEQ; via the coding sequence ATGTTTAATTTTTTCAAAAAAATTGTCAATAAAATTAAGGGTGAAGAGATTAAAGAAGAGGCTAAAGAGAAAAAGCGCCAAAGCGTTCCTAAAGAGGAATTAGAAGAAATTTTGATTGGCTTTGACATCCAATACGATTTGATAGAGAGCTTGTTAAAGCATTTAGGCGATTTAATTACGCCCAAGCAACTAGAGGTCGCTTTGTTGCGTTTTGTGCGTGGGGAAAGCTATTATGATAAAACCCGCCTAAAGACCATCACCACAAAACCCTTAGTGCATTTGATCGTGGGGGTTAATGGGGCGGGTAAAACCACAACGATCGCTAAATTAGCCAAGCTTTCTTTAAAACAGCATAAAAAAGCGCTTTTAGGAGCAGGCGATACCTTTAGAGCGGCTGCAGTCAAACAGCTCCAATTGTGGGGTGAAAAGCTTAACATTCAAGTCATTAGCGCCAAAGAAGGGAGCGATCCAAGCTCTTTAGCTTATAACACCATAGAAAGCGCGATCGCTAAAAATATAGATGAAGTTTTTATAGACACCGCCGGGAGGCTGCACAATCAGACCAACCTTAAAAACGAGCTTTCTAAAATCGCGCGCACCTGCTCTAAAGTTTTAAAAGACGCCCCCTTTTATAAATTCCTTATTTTAGACGGCACGCAAGGGAGTTCTGGGCTCACGCAAGCCAAAATTTTCCATGAGACTTTGGCGCTAGATGGCGTGATTATGACTAAGCTTGATGGCACTTCTAAAGGCGGAGCGATTTTAAGCGTGCTGTATGAGTTGAAATTACCCATTCTTTATTTAGGAATGGGCGAAAAAGAAGACGATTTGATCGCTTTTGATGAAGAACGCTTTATAGCAGACTTGGTTGATGCGGTGTTTGTGGAACAATAA
- a CDS encoding FlaG family protein, with protein sequence MVNEVQGIGIPTSHTSVQTTPTKEISRANTINTIDESKTTIDPDQYKPKLELLSERLNEEMKRIGTDINFSYNDTIKGLVVSVKDANGDKVIREIPSKEAVELMQRMRDVIGIIFDKRG encoded by the coding sequence ATGGTCAATGAAGTTCAAGGGATTGGGATTCCCACATCTCACACAAGCGTTCAAACAACCCCCACAAAAGAGATCAGTCGCGCAAACACTATAAACACTATTGATGAATCCAAGACAACAATAGACCCTGATCAATACAAACCCAAACTAGAATTATTGAGCGAGCGTCTGAACGAAGAAATGAAACGCATTGGCACGGATATTAATTTTAGTTATAACGATACGATCAAAGGGTTAGTGGTTTCAGTCAAAGACGCTAATGGGGATAAGGTGATAAGAGAAATACCCTCTAAAGAAGCCGTGGAGCTTATGCAAAGAATGCGCGATGTGATAGGCATTATCTTTGATAAAAGAGGCTAA
- a CDS encoding 5-formyltetrahydrofolate cyclo-ligase — MFRDFCKERLKRAKPTKDKAVRDKLACKLLFWKLKDYQNILLYSPLGHELDIRPLILKLRQKNKRVWLPKSIKKGTHFSKEGFTIAPFRLPLKRLGWFDEPSLSCYYKRELDCIVVPILGMDTSFRRVGFGLGMYDRSLPQLFKRRLKRPLIVFVSRELALANGVLTDAYDIEADLYMNARIVMKNNRRKHYEQRVNLHFIRSLSSVFDYRSSHVLCDEKDLLC, encoded by the coding sequence ATTTTTAGAGATTTTTGTAAAGAACGCTTGAAAAGGGCTAAACCAACCAAAGATAAAGCAGTCAGGGATAAATTGGCTTGCAAGCTTTTGTTTTGGAAACTCAAAGATTATCAAAATATTTTATTGTATAGCCCGTTAGGGCATGAGCTTGACATTAGGCCTTTGATTTTGAAGTTAAGACAAAAAAATAAGCGCGTGTGGTTGCCTAAAAGCATCAAAAAAGGCACTCATTTTTCTAAAGAGGGTTTTACTATCGCACCCTTTAGGTTGCCCTTAAAGCGTTTGGGGTGGTTTGATGAGCCGAGTTTGTCGTGCTATTATAAGCGGGAATTAGATTGTATTGTCGTGCCGATTTTAGGAATGGATACAAGCTTTAGGCGCGTGGGTTTTGGGCTAGGCATGTATGATAGGAGTTTGCCCCAATTATTCAAAAGGCGACTAAAACGCCCCTTAATCGTGTTTGTGAGTAGGGAGTTAGCGCTAGCTAATGGTGTTCTTACAGACGCCTATGACATTGAAGCGGATCTTTATATGAATGCTCGTATCGTTATGAAGAATAATAGAAGGAAACATTATGAGCAACGGGTTAATTTACATTTCATTAGAAGTCTTAGTAGCGTGTTTGATTACCGCTCTAGTCATGTATTATGTGATGAAAAAGATCTATTATGCTAG
- a CDS encoding MATE family efflux transporter, producing MYQVKKIFSLALPSGVNAFLDVLVVALSVFFVGKISHHHIVALGVGLQFLMLFYGINTILYTGTNAILSRLVGARDFTQINHAFSSIFIGAFVICLGVLFVSYFLIEPFLNWMQLQDPSRQLTQDYLEVLVIALPSIFLKNVLVSALASFSDTLTPFIVKIIMVIACIFLNQALIFGDFGFKEMGIVGSALANVVVSYLELLALGVWIQIKKIPLKFKITFHFSFLKTMFRVGWPAGFERLLSLFSLILLSKFVASYGDKVLAGMQIGIRVETFSFMPGFGFMIAAMVLTGQNLGANKPKIATEYAHLILKISMGLMGVLGIVLVLFAKEFASLFSQDEEVLEVARSYLIAVGLSQAPLIGYFVLDGVFRGAGISKVSLYINTLSLWGLRIMPIYLLLIHHFKVEFIFVVIASETFLRSFIYYKVFSKGIWKRCGKKA from the coding sequence ATCTATCAAGTTAAGAAAATCTTTTCTTTAGCCTTACCCTCTGGGGTCAATGCTTTTTTAGATGTGCTGGTGGTCGCACTCTCGGTTTTTTTTGTGGGCAAGATTTCGCACCATCACATTGTGGCTTTAGGGGTGGGCTTGCAATTTTTGATGCTTTTTTATGGCATCAACACGATTTTATACACCGGCACTAACGCCATTCTTTCTAGGCTTGTGGGGGCTAGGGATTTTACTCAAATCAACCACGCTTTTTCAAGTATTTTTATAGGGGCGTTTGTGATCTGTTTGGGCGTGCTGTTTGTTTCTTATTTTTTGATTGAGCCTTTTTTAAATTGGATGCAATTACAAGATCCTTCGCGCCAATTGACGCAAGATTATTTAGAAGTCTTAGTCATTGCGCTACCGAGTATTTTTTTAAAAAATGTTTTAGTTTCAGCGCTCGCTAGTTTTTCAGACACCCTAACCCCCTTTATTGTCAAAATCATCATGGTCATAGCATGTATTTTTTTAAATCAAGCCTTGATTTTTGGGGATTTTGGTTTTAAAGAAATGGGGATTGTAGGCTCTGCTTTAGCGAATGTGGTTGTTTCTTATTTGGAATTACTCGCGCTTGGCGTTTGGATACAAATCAAAAAAATCCCTTTAAAATTCAAAATAACCTTTCATTTTTCTTTTTTAAAAACCATGTTTAGAGTGGGTTGGCCGGCCGGGTTTGAGCGCTTATTGAGCTTATTTTCTTTAATTCTCTTATCCAAATTTGTAGCGAGCTATGGGGATAAGGTGTTAGCGGGCATGCAAATAGGCATTAGGGTTGAAACCTTTTCGTTCATGCCCGGATTTGGGTTTATGATCGCAGCGATGGTTTTAACAGGGCAAAATTTAGGAGCGAACAAGCCAAAGATCGCCACAGAATACGCGCATTTGATTTTAAAAATCTCTATGGGTTTAATGGGGGTTTTAGGGATTGTTTTAGTCTTATTCGCTAAAGAATTTGCGAGCCTTTTCTCTCAAGATGAAGAAGTCTTAGAAGTGGCGCGATCTTATTTGATCGCTGTGGGTCTCTCTCAAGCCCCCTTAATTGGGTATTTTGTGCTAGATGGAGTTTTTAGAGGGGCTGGCATTTCTAAAGTCTCACTATATATTAACACCCTAAGCTTATGGGGGTTAAGGATCATGCCCATTTACTTGCTTTTAATTCATCATTTTAAGGTGGAATTTATTTTTGTGGTGATCGCATCAGAAACTTTTTTGCGCTCATTCATCTATTATAAAGTTTTTTCTAAAGGCATATGGAAAAGGTGCGGGAAAAAGGCTTAA
- the fliD gene encoding flagellar filament capping protein FliD: protein MAIGSLSSLGLGSKVLNYDVIDKLKDADEKALIAPLDKKMEQNVEKQKALVEIKTLLSSLKGPVKTLSDYSTYISRKSNVTGDALSASVGAGVPIQDIKVDVQNLAQGDINELGAKFSSRDDIFSQVDTTLKFYTQNKDYAVNIKAGMTLGDVAQSITDATNGEVMGIVMKTGGNDPYQLMVNTKNTGEDNRIYFGSHLQSTLTNKNALSLGVDGSGKSEVSLNLKGADGNMHEVPIMLELPESASIKQKNTAIQKAMEQALENDPNFKDLIANGDISIDTLHGGESLIINDRRGGNIEIKGSKAKELGFLQTTTQESDLLKSSRTIKEGKLEGVISLNGQKLDLSALTKEGNTSEENTDAIIQAINAKEGLNAFKNAEGKLVINSKTGMLTIKGEDALGKASLKDLGLSAGMVQSYEASQDTLFMSKNLQKASDSEFTYNGVSITRPTNEVNDVISGVNITLEQTTEPNKPAIISVSRDNQAIIDSLKEFVKAYNELIPKLDEDTRYDADTKIAGIFNGVGDIRAIRSSLNNVFSYSVHTDNGVESLMKYGLSLDDKGVMSLDEAKLSSALNSNPKATQDFFYGSDSKDMGGREIHQEGIFSKFNQVIANLIDGGNAKLKIYEDSLDRDAKSLTKDKESAQELLKTRYNIMAERFAAYDSQISKANQKFNSVQMMIDQAAAKKN, encoded by the coding sequence ATGGCAATAGGTTCATTAAGCTCATTAGGGCTTGGCAGTAAGGTTTTGAATTACGATGTGATTGACAAGCTTAAGGACGCTGATGAAAAAGCGTTAATCGCCCCCTTAGACAAGAAAATGGAGCAAAATGTTGAAAAGCAAAAAGCCCTTGTAGAAATTAAAACGCTCCTTTCATCTCTAAAAGGCCCGGTTAAAACGCTTTCAGATTATTCCACTTATATCAGCCGAAAAAGCAATGTTACAGGCGATGCGTTGAGCGCGAGCGTGGGGGCTGGCGTGCCTATCCAAGATATTAAGGTGGATGTGCAAAATTTAGCGCAAGGCGATATTAACGAATTAGGAGCGAAATTTTCTTCAAGAGATGATATTTTTAGCCAAGTGGATACCACGCTCAAATTTTACACGCAAAACAAGGACTACGCCGTTAATATTAAAGCAGGAATGACTTTAGGCGATGTGGCTCAAAGCATCACGGACGCTACCAACGGCGAAGTGATGGGCATTGTGATGAAAACAGGAGGGAATGACCCCTACCAATTAATGGTGAATACCAAAAACACCGGCGAAGACAACCGCATCTATTTTGGCTCACACCTCCAATCCACGCTCACTAACAAGAACGCCCTTTCTTTGGGGGTTGATGGAAGCGGAAAAAGTGAAGTGAGTTTGAATTTAAAGGGGGCTGATGGGAACATGCATGAAGTCCCCATCATGCTAGAACTCCCTGAAAGCGCTTCTATCAAACAAAAAAACACCGCGATCCAAAAAGCGATGGAGCAGGCTTTAGAAAATGACCCTAATTTTAAAGATTTGATCGCTAATGGGGATATTTCCATAGACACTCTTCATGGGGGGGAATCTTTAATCATTAATGACAGGCGTGGGGGAAACATTGAAATTAAAGGGAGCAAGGCTAAAGAGCTTGGGTTTTTGCAAACCACCACCCAAGAAAGCGATTTGTTAAAAAGCTCTCGCACCATAAAAGAGGGTAAATTAGAAGGGGTGATTAGCTTGAATGGCCAAAAACTGGATTTGAGCGCTTTAACCAAAGAGGGCAACACCAGCGAAGAAAACACAGACGCTATCATTCAAGCGATCAACGCTAAAGAAGGCTTGAATGCGTTTAAAAACGCCGAAGGCAAGCTTGTGATCAATTCTAAAACCGGAATGCTCACCATTAAGGGCGAGGACGCTTTAGGCAAGGCCAGTTTGAAGGATTTGGGTTTGAGCGCTGGTATGGTGCAATCTTATGAAGCTTCACAAGACACGCTTTTTATGTCTAAGAATTTGCAAAAAGCGAGCGATTCAGAATTCACTTATAATGGGGTGAGCATCACACGCCCCACTAATGAGGTCAATGATGTGATTAGCGGGGTTAATATCACTTTAGAGCAAACCACAGAGCCTAATAAACCTGCCATTATTAGCGTGAGCAGGGACAATCAAGCCATTATAGACAGCCTTAAAGAATTTGTCAAAGCCTATAATGAGCTTATCCCTAAACTAGATGAAGACACTCGTTATGATGCTGACACTAAAATCGCTGGGATTTTTAACGGCGTGGGCGATATTCGCGCGATTCGATCTTCTCTTAATAATGTGTTTTCTTATAGCGTGCATACGGACAATGGGGTAGAAAGCTTGATGAAATACGGGCTTAGTTTGGACGATAAGGGCGTGATGAGTTTAGATGAGGCTAAATTGAGTAGTGCCTTAAATTCTAATCCTAAAGCGACTCAAGATTTTTTCTATGGGAGCGATAGCAAGGATATGGGGGGCAGAGAAATCCACCAAGAGGGCATTTTTTCTAAATTCAATCAAGTCATCGCCAACCTCATAGATGGAGGGAACGCTAAATTAAAGATTTATGAAGATTCCCTAGACAGAGACGCTAAAAGCTTAACCAAAGACAAAGAAAGCGCTCAAGAGCTTTTAAAAACCCGCTACAACATCATGGCGGAACGCTTTGCGGCTTATGATAGCCAAATTTCTAAAGCCAATCAAAAATTCAATTCCGTGCAAATGATGATCGATCAAGCGGCGGCTAAAAAGAATTAA
- a CDS encoding tRNA threonylcarbamoyladenosine dehydratase: MSEPIDRFTRIRWLFKNDFEKIRQQRVLICGVGGVGGFALDALYRVGIGQITIIDKDVFDVTNQNRQIGSERIGESKVLVLQDLYKGIQALNLHIDEAFLNSFNFRDYDYILDCMDDLPIKTSLAIKCQNFAYGKFISSMGSAKRLNPKHIQVRSVWESYGDKFGRKFRDFLKKRRFKGDFKVVFSPEIPHCIELGSFNAVTASFGLQIASEVVQDIIK; encoded by the coding sequence TTGTCTGAACCCATAGATAGATTCACGCGCATAAGGTGGTTGTTTAAAAACGATTTTGAAAAAATCCGCCAACAAAGGGTTTTAATCTGTGGTGTGGGGGGCGTTGGGGGCTTTGCACTAGACGCTTTGTATCGTGTGGGGATAGGGCAAATCACTATCATTGACAAAGATGTGTTTGATGTTACCAATCAAAACCGCCAGATTGGCTCAGAAAGGATAGGAGAATCTAAAGTGTTGGTGTTGCAAGATCTCTATAAGGGCATTCAAGCTTTGAATTTGCATATAGATGAAGCGTTTTTAAATTCATTTAATTTTAGAGATTATGATTACATTTTAGATTGCATGGACGATTTGCCTATTAAAACAAGCTTAGCGATAAAGTGTCAAAATTTCGCTTACGGGAAATTTATCAGCTCTATGGGGAGCGCGAAACGCTTGAACCCTAAACACATCCAAGTAAGGAGCGTGTGGGAAAGCTATGGCGATAAATTCGGGCGTAAATTTAGGGATTTTTTAAAAAAACGCCGTTTTAAAGGGGATTTTAAAGTGGTTTTTAGCCCTGAAATTCCGCATTGCATAGAGCTTGGGAGTTTTAATGCGGTTACAGCGAGTTTTGGTTTGCAAATAGCGAGTGAAGTCGTGCAAGACATTATTAAATAA
- the rny gene encoding ribonuclease Y: MKKIYYARGQATLKSASAKAKLMEFQAKSFVEAEEMRMKSQECKLQQQYENKNLQLQTHFDKKEVHLKHLEAQHKEFVRDEKRYLEKEKKELEKERQILEQERENFKKQHAVCKEAQAKALDAMLNYMAYTKDEIKSMILEQLEEELEAQKSALIRRYEKEAKEEGKKKSYAILAEATARFAGNYATENLTTRIALPCSDYIGRVIGKDGKNIEAFKKVSGVDIEFSEDSSELCLSSFNLYRREVASETLKILIEDGRIQPNRIEEIYHRVAHNMERELLSEGESVVLELELGAMEDELKILIGKMRYRSSFGQNALQHSKEVALLAGLIAEQLGGDKKLARRAGILHDIGKALTQELGRDHVNLGVEVCKRHKEDPVVINAIYAHHGHEEILSVECASVCAADALSAGRPGARRKSDEEYAKRMQALEEIALEFDGVEKAYAMESGRELRVIVKSNQVRDNQVPIIARKIAKKIEESAQYVGEVGVQVVRENRFKTTATLKQ; encoded by the coding sequence ATGAAAAAGATCTATTATGCTAGAGGGCAAGCCACTTTAAAAAGCGCTTCAGCTAAAGCCAAATTAATGGAGTTTCAAGCGAAATCTTTTGTGGAAGCTGAAGAGATGCGCATGAAAAGCCAAGAATGCAAATTGCAACAGCAATATGAAAACAAGAACTTGCAACTCCAAACCCATTTTGATAAAAAAGAAGTGCATTTGAAGCATTTAGAAGCGCAGCACAAAGAATTTGTAAGAGATGAAAAACGCTATTTGGAAAAGGAAAAAAAAGAGCTTGAAAAAGAACGCCAAATTTTAGAACAAGAGAGGGAAAATTTCAAAAAACAGCACGCTGTTTGTAAAGAAGCTCAAGCCAAAGCACTAGATGCGATGCTCAATTACATGGCTTACACTAAAGATGAAATTAAAAGCATGATTTTAGAGCAATTAGAAGAAGAATTAGAAGCCCAAAAAAGCGCGTTAATCAGGCGTTATGAAAAAGAAGCCAAAGAAGAGGGCAAGAAAAAATCGTATGCTATTTTAGCGGAAGCGACAGCCCGTTTTGCGGGTAATTATGCAACAGAGAATTTAACAACTCGCATCGCTTTGCCTTGCTCAGATTATATCGGTCGTGTGATAGGCAAAGACGGGAAAAACATTGAAGCGTTTAAAAAGGTCAGCGGGGTGGATATAGAATTTAGCGAAGATAGCAGCGAATTGTGTTTGTCTAGTTTCAATCTTTATCGGCGTGAAGTAGCGAGCGAGACGCTTAAAATTTTAATAGAAGACGGCCGTATCCAGCCTAACAGGATTGAAGAGATTTATCATAGAGTCGCGCACAACATGGAAAGAGAATTGCTTTCTGAAGGGGAGAGCGTGGTGTTAGAATTGGAGCTTGGGGCTATGGAAGATGAGCTTAAAATTTTAATAGGCAAAATGCGTTACCGCTCCAGTTTTGGGCAAAATGCCTTACAGCATTCTAAAGAAGTCGCTCTTTTAGCCGGCCTGATTGCAGAACAGCTTGGGGGGGATAAAAAGCTCGCCAGAAGAGCCGGTATTTTGCATGATATTGGTAAAGCGCTCACCCAAGAGCTTGGGAGAGACCATGTGAATTTAGGCGTTGAGGTGTGCAAGCGCCATAAAGAAGATCCGGTTGTGATCAATGCGATTTATGCCCACCATGGGCATGAAGAGATTTTGAGCGTGGAGTGCGCGAGCGTGTGCGCGGCTGATGCGCTTTCAGCAGGGCGTCCTGGGGCTAGGAGAAAGAGCGATGAAGAATACGCTAAACGCATGCAAGCTTTAGAAGAGATCGCGCTAGAATTTGATGGGGTGGAAAAGGCGTATGCGATGGAGAGCGGGCGAGAATTAAGAGTGATTGTCAAATCCAACCAAGTTAGGGACAATCAAGTGCCTATTATTGCCAGAAAGATCGCTAAAAAGATAGAAGAGAGCGCTCAGTATGTGGGCGAAGTGGGCGTGCAAGTGGTGCGAGAAAATCGTTTCAAAACGACAGCCACACTCAAGCAATAA
- the fliS gene encoding flagellar export chaperone FliS produces the protein MQYANAYQAYQHNRVSVESPAKLIEMLYEGILRFSSQAKRCIENEDIEKKIYYINRVTDIFTELLNILDYEKGGEVAVYLTGLYTHQIKVLTQANVENDASKIDLVLNVARGLLEAWREIHSDELA, from the coding sequence ATGCAATACGCTAACGCTTATCAAGCCTACCAGCATAACCGAGTGAGTGTGGAGTCCCCGGCAAAACTCATTGAAATGCTTTATGAAGGGATTTTAAGATTTTCTTCGCAAGCCAAACGCTGTATTGAAAATGAAGACATTGAAAAAAAGATTTATTATATTAACAGGGTTACGGATATTTTCACAGAATTGTTGAATATTTTAGATTATGAAAAAGGGGGGGAAGTGGCGGTGTATCTTACAGGCTTATACACCCATCAAATCAAAGTTTTAACGCAGGCGAATGTGGAAAATGATGCGAGTAAGATTGATTTGGTGTTGAATGTGGCTAGGGGGTTGTTAGAAGCATGGAGGGAAATCCATTCAGATGAACTCGCCTAA